In Exiguobacterium sp. 9-2, the genomic window TTAAGATGACGACCGATCCTGTCGACTGGCAAAGTATGCTCGTCGAAGCTGGAGAAGAAGACTGGTATGGTATGCCGGCCGAGACGGTCATGGGACATGTCCATTTCCACGTCAAGACACTCGAAGCAGCGCGGACATTTTATGTCGACACGCTCGGCTTTGAGGTTGCGGCTGACGCTTCGCGGATGCGTGCGTTGTTCGTCGCTGCTGGCGGTTACCATCATCACATCGGTCTGAACGTCTGGTCGGGAGTTGACGCACCGACGAATCCGGAAGATGCGGTCGGACTTGTCTACTGGACGCTGCGTTATCCGGATCAAGCGACGCTCCGAGCAGCAATCGAGACGTTGAAGTCTTCTGCTTATACCGTTACGGATCAAGCAGATGCTGTCTATGTCACCGATGATGCTGGAATCACTGCTCGATTGACAACATAACTGAAAAAATCCCCTTGTAGAGAAAAATCTGCAAGGGGATTTTTTGTTTTATCGTGAAGATGACGTTGCATTACCGTCATACCGGCTGATCAGCTCATACGGTCTGACTTTATATAAGGCATGCGGGAAGTAGTGCGGATCCATTGCATCAAGCGTCCGCAACTGGAAATGATCCCGTTTGATGTATTCACTCAGCGAGTCACGTGTCAGTGGGAAGAAGCCGACATCCGTCGTTTCGCCTTCTTGTGTCGTAAGTTCACCACCGACGTATTTTCCGCGGAAACAGACACAAAGGACATGACTTGAGACGTTTTGATAGATACCGGTAATTCCATCGATTGTGACATCAATCCCGGTTTCTTCTTTGACTTCTCGTTTGATCGCGTCAAGAATCGACTCATGATTTTCGACTTGTCCACCCGGCATCTCATACGTATCACCCCGGTGGAGGTTGCGAACGAGCAGGACTTCACCGGCATCGTTTGTGATGTACGCGGTCACGCTGACGATCGCGCGAGGGGGAGCGTACGTACCAGTCGACGTCATGAAATCTTCATAGGATTTGATATAGAGGTTTTTGCCGAGGCGCGCGCGTTTCTTCATCGCTTCACGGCGTAAGGCACTGTTTCGGACATCACGATCGACTTGTTCGTAATGTTCGCGGTCGCGGTATTCCCAGATAGCAATGACTTCATCTTCTGCTTCCGTCACCCAGCGACCAACGAGACGGGCACCATGACTGACTTGAAGCGGATACAGGTAGGTATGAAAAAACTCAGTAAATTCTTCTAGGCGTTCGGGACGAATCGTATAGGTCTTCCGGCGATGCAACATGGAAATTCCTCCTATCAGATGAGCGTTCGGATGTACGTTGTACCCCTTCTCGAACGAACGGATGAAACCCTTTTTCTCGAGGTGGAAAAAGGATTTTTTATGAAAAGGGGCTGAACCCATTCATATGACGTAACAGGCTTTCCGAAATCGATGACGATTTATTTTGCTCAAAAAAGTACAGCTAAAGAAGAACTTAAGAAACGGACGGGGCTCAACTTTAGAAAAATCGGGGATACTGAATATAGAGAGAAACAGAAAGTAGGGATATGTGATGGATGTCATGGCACTCGTCCGCCTAGCTGGCGGAATCATGTTTACCCCATTGTCGGACGATGTCTTAATGATGGGTTTTGCAGCACTGCGTTTAAGAGAAGGAATGTATCCGGTCGTCATCTGGTTGACGGCATGGCCGATTTTCTTTATCGCTTTTACATGGTTTTATCTGCTTGCCCGGTTCTTTCGAGAAATTCCACTCGTCAAACGCTGGATGAAGTCCCGTTTCTTAGAACGAGCAAAAGCAATTATCAAACGACGCGGGTTATGGGCAATTGGACTATCATTTTTCTTACCCGGCGTCAGACATCCGATTCATTATGTCGCTGGACTTCTCGGTTATCCGTTACCGCGTTATTTAGCGATGACGTTCTTAGCAGCAGGCGTCTATACGGGACTGTGGACATTCATCATCATTCGAATCGGAGAAGCTGTGACCTGGTCGGAACTGTGGAACTGGCTACAGGTGAATCCTGGCGTCATCGGATCAATCATCATGATCCTTATTGGAGCAGCAGTCATCGGGATCGTCCATCATCATCGTCAAAAGGAATCGTTGAAAGAAGAGTCCTCGATGTAAATCTAAATACAACGGCGAATCCGATAATGGATTCGCTTTTTTGGATAAAGTTTGGTTTTATAAATGAGGATAGTTTTTTGAAATAAGAAATAATCCATCAAAGAAGTGAAATCATTGTCAAAAAATGACGCACATCACTTCTTAAAAGCAACGTGGTTTACACACTGGATTGGCAATTTATCGTCACAAGCCAGTGGATGGAAAGGGATTGTAAACGCTTATACTAAAAGGTGTTCACAGAGTGGACATATTTCCTGTCGAAGGAGGATACATATGAATCTCATACAGACGGAAGAGACGGTCAAAAAAGCACCGACTTCTTCTGCTTATCGGACGATTTGGCGATGGCACTTTTATGCTGGTATCATTTTTGCACCGTTCCTAGTCATGCTTGCTGTGACAGGATCGATTTATTTATTTAAGCCACAAATCGAAAACGTCCTGTATCAATCATATTATGACGTTACACCAAAAGCAGATCGCATCACTGCGACGGAACAAATCAATCGCGTTAAAGCGAAGTATCCGGACACGTTCGTCACGTCATACCGACCGGGTGAATCCGACAACCGATCAAGTGAAGTGAATATCTCGTCACCTAAAATGTCGGCGACGGTCTTCGTCAATCCGTATTCCGGTAAGATCATTGGAACATTACCGGATGGTGACCGGATCATGAACAAAATCGAAGAGATCCACGGAGAGCTGATGGCAGGAACGACAGGCGACCGGATTGTCGAACTTGTTGCGTGTTGGGCGATCGTTCTGATCGTGACAGGATTATTCTTGTGGTTCCCGCGTAAGCAAAAGGGGCTGTCAGGTGTTTTGTTCCCACGTCTTCGTCAAGGCAAGAAGTTATTTCGTCGTGACCTCCACGCCGTTCCGGCATTCTGGATCACAGCAGGAATGTTATTCCTCATCCTGACAGGTCTTCCGTGGTCTGGCTTCTGGGGGACGAACTTCCAGTCACTCGTCACGAACCAAGGTCTTGGTTATCCACCGTCCATCTGGGGTGGGGAAGCACCGAAGTCAACTCTTCAAACGAAGGATATCGCAGAAGTCCCGTGGGCTGCCGAAACACTTGATGTTCCGCGATCGAAAGTCGAAGGAGCCGTCCCAGCTTCGATTGATGACATCGTTGCGATCGGCAAACAACAAGGGATGGACCCAAGCTTTAAGATCAGCATCCCGAGTGATCCGAGTGGAGTCTATACGCTGTCCGCGTTTCCAGCGAAGGCACAGGATGAAGCGACGATTCATCTCGATCAATATTCAGGTGCCGTGCTCGCCGATTACCGCTATGACAACTATGGCGTCGTCGGTAAAATCGTCGCGACCGGAATCACGCTTCACAAAGGAACAGAGTTCGGCTGGTTCAACCAGTTAATCAGTCTGCTGATTTGTCTTGGCATCATTCTTGTTGCAGTCAGCGGTTTCTATCTGTGGTTGAAGCGGAAACCAAGCAAGGGGATGGGGGCGCCGAAAGGACCGAAAGCATTCATGTTGAAAGGATTCCTTGCTGTGCTTGTTGTGCTGGGAATTGTCTTCCCACTTGTCGGACTCTCGTTGCTCGTCGTCTGGTTACTCGATTTCTTCGTCATTCGTCGTATTCCGAGTGTAAGGAGGTTCTTCAATGCGTAAATCGATGCAAACATTCGTGCTTGGTGGACTGCTCGTCACGACGACGAGTCTTGCCGGCTGCGCCGTTGATTCTGATGCGGCGGAGCAGTACGCAGTCGTTCATCCGTTATCGATCAAAATGAATATCCCAAAAGACGTACAACCGGACGCAAAGAAAAAGCAAACGTTCGAAGCGACGGTTTGGCGTGAAGCGAAACCGGCTCAAAAAGTCGACTATGTCCACTTCGAAATCTGGAAAGCAGACGGAACAGTCCGCTATAGTATGGAACCGGCAGAAGAGACGAAGCCGGGTGTCTACACGATTGCGAAGACATTACCGAAATCCGGCTTGTATTATGTCAAAGCGCATGCGAGCAGGGAAGGTGCGATGATCATGCCGACACGGCAATTCATCGTCGGAAAACTGTCGGCGCAGGATTTAAAAATCTTACAAGGTGGAGCAAAACCAGCTGGCGGAAGTAGTGGTCACCATCACTAATAGAGACATCAAAAAGAGAGGGCGGAATTTTCCGTCCTCTCTTTTTAGCATATATTCTTAATCCTCCTCATCATGATCGCCATGATCATCTCCATGATCGTCGGAATCGTCATCTCCTTCATCATCCCCGGAATCAGCCGATGTACCGTCGTCATCCGAGTGCTCATCTTCCGATTCGAGTTCCTGTCCATTATAGAACTTGACTTGGACGTGTACC contains:
- a CDS encoding PepSY-associated TM helix domain-containing protein, yielding MNLIQTEETVKKAPTSSAYRTIWRWHFYAGIIFAPFLVMLAVTGSIYLFKPQIENVLYQSYYDVTPKADRITATEQINRVKAKYPDTFVTSYRPGESDNRSSEVNISSPKMSATVFVNPYSGKIIGTLPDGDRIMNKIEEIHGELMAGTTGDRIVELVACWAIVLIVTGLFLWFPRKQKGLSGVLFPRLRQGKKLFRRDLHAVPAFWITAGMLFLILTGLPWSGFWGTNFQSLVTNQGLGYPPSIWGGEAPKSTLQTKDIAEVPWAAETLDVPRSKVEGAVPASIDDIVAIGKQQGMDPSFKISIPSDPSGVYTLSAFPAKAQDEATIHLDQYSGAVLADYRYDNYGVVGKIVATGITLHKGTEFGWFNQLISLLICLGIILVAVSGFYLWLKRKPSKGMGAPKGPKAFMLKGFLAVLVVLGIVFPLVGLSLLVVWLLDFFVIRRIPSVRRFFNA
- a CDS encoding FixH family protein, which translates into the protein MRKSMQTFVLGGLLVTTTSLAGCAVDSDAAEQYAVVHPLSIKMNIPKDVQPDAKKKQTFEATVWREAKPAQKVDYVHFEIWKADGTVRYSMEPAEETKPGVYTIAKTLPKSGLYYVKAHASREGAMIMPTRQFIVGKLSAQDLKILQGGAKPAGGSSGHHH
- a CDS encoding VOC family protein, which translates into the protein MSIHPQITLGPVRLRVTDLDRSVSFYTASLGLRVLTQTDQLTVLGAQGTPLVELEVHSNARRFPPNSVAGLYHFAILLPNRKELGFVIRNLIAQGIEIGQGDHLVSEAFYLSDPDGNGIEIYADRPRETWTYEANGDVKMTTDPVDWQSMLVEAGEEDWYGMPAETVMGHVHFHVKTLEAARTFYVDTLGFEVAADASRMRALFVAAGGYHHHIGLNVWSGVDAPTNPEDAVGLVYWTLRYPDQATLRAAIETLKSSAYTVTDQADAVYVTDDAGITARLTT
- a CDS encoding NUDIX domain-containing protein, with protein sequence MLHRRKTYTIRPERLEEFTEFFHTYLYPLQVSHGARLVGRWVTEAEDEVIAIWEYRDREHYEQVDRDVRNSALRREAMKKRARLGKNLYIKSYEDFMTSTGTYAPPRAIVSVTAYITNDAGEVLLVRNLHRGDTYEMPGGQVENHESILDAIKREVKEETGIDVTIDGITGIYQNVSSHVLCVCFRGKYVGGELTTQEGETTDVGFFPLTRDSLSEYIKRDHFQLRTLDAMDPHYFPHALYKVRPYELISRYDGNATSSSR
- a CDS encoding DedA family protein encodes the protein MDVMALVRLAGGIMFTPLSDDVLMMGFAALRLREGMYPVVIWLTAWPIFFIAFTWFYLLARFFREIPLVKRWMKSRFLERAKAIIKRRGLWAIGLSFFLPGVRHPIHYVAGLLGYPLPRYLAMTFLAAGVYTGLWTFIIIRIGEAVTWSELWNWLQVNPGVIGSIIMILIGAAVIGIVHHHRQKESLKEESSM